Proteins from one Corticium candelabrum chromosome 4, ooCorCand1.1, whole genome shotgun sequence genomic window:
- the LOC134178576 gene encoding rhophilin-2-like yields the protein MAGSGSDWQSYDMTLRSKHQSRRSQVHHELSRELLLKEGAENLLKAKIDSKARKKAEMELSFYNCKVEMLREELNELNSTVLVYQTVRCMSILNLFTVFTLKIESVQASSVDTEKCELWTGAGFGGRQSNHAHQGHFTYCKTNAQQIL from the exons ATGGCTGGATCTGGAAGTGACTGG CAGTCTTATGATATGACTCTACGGAGTAAACATCAGTCACGGCGCTCACAGGTGCACCACGAACTTAGCCGTGAGTTGCTTTTGAAGGAAGGAGCTGAAAACCTTTTGAA AGCCAAGATTGATTCGAAAGCAAGGAAGAAGGCGGAGATGGAATTGAGCTTTTATAATTGTAAGGTAGAGATGCTACGTGAGGAGTTGAACGAGTTGAACAGCACAGTGCTTGTCTACCAGACCGTGAGGTGCATGTCGATATTGAATCTTTTTACCGTGTTTACACTGAAAATTGAATCGGTCCAGGCCAGCTCGGTAGACACAGAGAAGTGTGAATTATGGACAGGCGCGGGTTTTGGAGGGAGGCAGTCCAACCACGCCCATCAAGGGCACTTTACCTACTGTAAAACAAATGCACAGCAAATTTTATAA
- the LOC134179079 gene encoding maestro heat-like repeat-containing protein family member 1, producing the protein MARQSSSGSLIKEGGQVEGLVEAIIDAAYDKDTEVRRTLCRSLVDIGSHCPELVLRSCHRYLSKRPKLDRGHRVILLQSMDNIVKEAIDRLPDELAQLLIRHGSDELTQTKDVVPEWQTAASSLLVALGRKKEFGGQVIDSLLSKFPSGTVPHFFVIQTLGTLAGENAFGVVPRLKDVISRMLPVLAGIKHDNFRWAFCSSMGKFCDAILDYLANMDKASDKTITAEMYHGEMYAAFDVMFNVWLLTKEAKLRLAIVEAVGSMTHLMSMERLAEITPKLIPTLSMLYRKHNEHYFITNSLCMCLDAIQTRNAAILDPQLDVLLCNLHPLACIPTDFSNPVTVKNHNELLRCFNVMARSYSDRVLSFMLNKLEVRDERSRIGTLDVLKHLINSTDDEMEDKKALVVSGLKILLSETNNQVKKMLAQVVIAMAHHQYLELEGGHLMIEFIVRQCALPVGPEEKQQSGFDQDMVTNGQLKQMCDNVLQLLTNTVQHTESVLWPYLLECIVPTPYTEAMTAVCRSAAQVANKKRVIQAEDYELDYEILVNVPKPPAMISRLLVMAGHPHGSGGRGIHVLNLLMALGPNLHENVVDLWDAIIPKLTEFLEENSADGKDWNQKRWEDMVLKLLSKTLDEVDDEEWICGLGYEMGIQICLYNGHPNEKNFLFKCIGVVLRKSTGRQFMQDHLNLLFSSVDHSNQIEREGCAMALGFCAASHLDAAVEKLQHVAKDDMVRKSTGFLGLMKDKSEAEVERVKSTVMLCYGQVTFFAPVGLITSRIEVNILRSINPHFVNVKDTSVKQNLIRAVDLIGKSLHPNHLQTADFVFQKRGDLLAHMQTYIKAEPTNFPITRETVSLAMNACATLVMLEPHLSEAEEFELIKTCTDAVFKLPAGGILHDEKSKGKSDVVRKEEAEASNLILKKTFESMTKLLCEVLMKRISPGGLESITKHLEPWMVSAAVHERERSVEALLIILTCYIDHLVPEEGVHFINLGHLIARVTPRCTDRLVSIRKNAIDSLQLLLRIAARYRGALPETKDQLVDAVSLLRERADKDEANALFGVINDMAKVLAKKLPADQLNPFIYRLMDGLIDVESHSSSGACVVLNSFCRLRGAELTDEVSNLVKQIISQLDCITSAQTHTGTLRSLRTLTHHHLNLVVTTLLDFPLPLEKHVIEAWQTIGQDKHLTNSTLDLLLDLLARSMPYNEKQRQGQVLSRSPTPVPKAVTCAFAELFCVEEVENLVQEHFHRLFSALLVRIGSCAVIEETNKKPQEQSCSSYAMTAMKELLRRAKQEEFLQNLSDLDVWAKWESMADKERFAEGLTLCAKALCDFTPDQLNKVIGCLAPILSSLFEPQRVAAAAFFAELINQRCLGDMTQVELLMNSLLGRLIDTSHVVRMLCVRGLGNIASIGGEQLKRYSTTVLSAMMAGMDDKEDPEDLITLEAMSGLSKILGEIDEAQIRPILINICLKIRPCFVKMKPGVRAAAFELFGNVSRFGDGPSRAPFLEQIHTNFVSLLMHLNEEQPEVALACKKALRKLSPLLGSTSVNNMFQKHLLEDAQLMHYGEFMNDLSRLIIADFPDKISFYTMGCIGFFKSVWKGIRANAAMFVGFLLGNLPLQERLIISKEHICGALVLLLKDPAPIVRRKAGEAMSLLYNY; encoded by the exons ATGGCTCGTCAATCTTCGAGTGGATCTCTAATAAAGGAAGGAGGACAGGTGGAAG GTTTGGTAGAAGCAATAATTGATGCTGCTTATGATAAAGACACGGAAGTGAGGAGAACACTGTGCAGGTCATTAGTTGACATTGGTAGTCATTGTCCAGAACTGGTTCTGAGGAGCTGCCATAGATATCTGTCCAAGAGACCAAAA TTGGATAGAGGTCATCGTGTCATTTTGTTGCAATCTATGGACAATATTGTTAAAGAAGCTATTGATCGCTTGCCAGATGAGTTAGCACAACTCCTCATTAGACATGGGTCTGATGAACTAACACAGACTAAA GATGTCGTACCAGAGTGGCAGACAGCTGCGTCTTCCTTGTTAGTTGCACTAGGGAGGAAGAAAGAGTTTGGTGGCCAAGTCATAGATTCATTGTTGAGCAAGTTCCCTTCTGGGACGGTTCCTCATTTTTTTGTTATACAAACACTCGGTACACTTGCTGGAGAGAATG catttggtGTGGTACCAAGACTGAAGGATGTGATTAGTCGGATGCTACCTGTGCTGGCAGGCATTAAACATGACAACTTTAGATGGGCATTCTGTTCAA GCATGGGCAAGTTCTGTGATGCCATTCTTGACTACCTTGCAAACATGGATAAGGCCAGTGACAAAACCATAACTGCCGAAATGTACCACGGTGAGATGTATGCTGCTTTTGATGTCATGTTCAATGTCTGGCTGCTAACCAAGGAAGCAAAG CTTCGGCTGGCTATTGTTGAGGCTGTCGGTTCAATGACTCACTTAATGTCAATGGAACGACTGGCTGAAATAACACCTAAGCTGATCCCAACACTCTCCATGCTTTACAGGAAACACAATGAACACTACTTTATAACAAAT AGCCTTTGCATGTGCTTGGATGCTATTCAGACGAGAAATGCTGCTATATTAGATCCTCAGCTAGATGTTCTTCTTTGCAATCTTCACCCACTG GCATGCATTCCAACAGATTTCAGTAACCCTGTGACGGTGAAGAATCACAACGAACTGTTACGATGTTTCAATGTCATGG CTAGGTCATATTCGGATCGTGTTTTATCTTTCATGCTCAACAAACTTGAAGTGAGGGATGAACGTTCACGCATTGGGACATTAGATGTTCTGAAGCATCTCATCAATTCAACAG ATGATGAAATGGAGGATAAGAAAGCATTAGTTGTTAGTGGTCTGAAGATTCTGTTATCAGAGACAAATAATCAA GTTAAGAAGATGCTCGCACAAGTTGTTATCGCAATGGCACATCACCAGTACTTGGAGTTAGAAGGGGGCCACCTAATGATTGAATTTATTGTCAGACAGTGTGCTCTACCGGTCGGACCCGAAGAG AAGCAACAATCTGGTTTTGACCAAGACATGGTGACGAATGGTCAGTTGAAACAGATGTGTGACAACGTGCTACAGCTCCTTacaaatacagtacaacacacagAATCT GTTCTTTGGCCTTACCTTCTAGAATGCATTGTTCCAACTCCATACACAGAAGCCATGACAGCTGTATGTCGTAGTGCTGCTCAGGTAGCTAACAAGAAACGAGTCATTCAAGCAGAAGACTATGAACTGGATTATGAAATCCTTG TAAATGTTCCTAAACCTCCAGCCATGATATCAAGACTATTG GTGATGGCTGGACATCCACATGGGAGTGGTGGACGAGGTATTCATGTGCTGAATCTACTCATGGCTCTTGGTCCTAATCTCCATGAGAATGTTGTTGATTTGTGGGATGCTATTATCCCAAAACTGACCGAGTTCCTTGAAG AAAATAGCGCCGATGGGAAAGACTGGAATCAAAAAAGATGGGAAGACATGGTCTTAAAA TTACTGTCCAAGACACTGGATGAAGTGGATGATGAAGAGTGGATATGTGGCTTAGGGTACGAAATGGGGATTCAGATTTGCCTCTATAATGGTCACCCGAATGAGAAG AATTTCTTGTTCAAGTGCATTGGTGTTGTATTAAGGAAGTCAACCGGTCGCCAGTTCATGCAAGATCATCTCAATTTGTTGTTTTCATCAGTGGACCATTCCAACCAGATAGAGAGAGAG GGCTGTGCCATGGCTCTCGGATTCTGTGCAGCTTCACATCTTGATGCAGCAGTTGAAAAACTTCAACATGTAGCAAAAGACGACATGGTCAGAAAGTCAACTGGCTTTTTAGGGCTCATGAAG GATAAGTCCGAGGCTGAAGTCGAAAGAGTAAAGAGCACTGTTATGCTATGTTATGGGCAGGTCACTTTCTTTGCTCCAGTTGG TCTTATAACATCTCGAATTGAAGTCAACATTTTGCGGAGTATCAATCCACATTTTGTCAATGTCAAA GACACAAGTGTGAAACAGAACTTGATACGTGCAGTTGATCTAATTGGGAAGTCTCTCCACCCAAATCACTTGCAAACAGCAGACTTTGTGTTTCAGAAGCGAGGTGATCTTCTTGCTCATATGCAG ACGTACATCAAGGCAGAGCCCACAAATTTTCCCATCACACGTGAAACTGTTTCATTGGCAATGAATGCATGTGCCACTCTAGT CATGTTGGAGCCACATTTGTCTGAAGCCGAAGAGTTTGAGCTCATCAAGACTTGTACAGATGCTGTGTTCAAACTTCCAGCTGGTGGTATTCTTCATGATGAGAAGAGTAAAGGCAAGAGTGATGTGGTCCGGAAAGAG GAGGCAGAAGCATCAAATTTGATATTGAAGAAAACATTTGAAAGCATGACAAAACTTTTGTGTGAAGTCCTCATGAAGCGAATCTCACCTGGTGGCCTGGAGAGCATTACAAAG CATTTGGAGCCCTGGATGGTGTCGGCTGCAGTTCATGAACGAGAAAGATCTGTTGAGGCATTACTAATTATTCTAACTTGTTACATTGACCACCTGGTTCCAGAGGAA GGAGTGCACTTCATTAATCTTGGCCATCTCATAGCTCGTGTGACACCTCGTTGTACTGATCGACTGGTCTCCATCCGTAAAAATGCCATCGATTCTCTTCAGCTGTTGTTACGAATAGCAGCTCGATATCGGG GTGCTCTACCTGAAACGAAAGACCAGCTTGTGGATGCGGTGTCGCTGCTCCGTGAAAGAGCAGATAAAGATGAGGCAAACGCTTTGTTTGGTGTCATCAATGATATGGCCA AGGTTTTGGCTAAGAAGCTCCCAGCTGATCAGTTGAATCCTTTCATCTATCGTCTTATGGATGGCTTGATTGATGTGGAGAGTCATAGCTCGAGTGGAGCTTGTGTTGTTCTCAACAGTTTCTGCAGACTGAGGGGTGCAGAACTAACAGATGAA GTATCAAATCTTGTGAAGCAAATTATTAGCCAACTTGATTGTATCACCAGTGCTCAGACTCATACAGGAACACTGCGTTCACTGAGGACCCTGACACACCACCATTTAAATCTTGTTGTCACTACTCTTTTGGACTTCCCATTACCACTGGAAAA GCATGTCATTGAGGCATGGCAGACCATTGGTCAAGACAAGCATCTTACAAATAGCACGTTGGATCTTCTACTTGACCTTCTTGCCCGCAGCATGCCGTACAATGAGAAACAACGTCAAGGACAAGTACTTTCCAGGTCTCCAACGCCAGTGCCAAAGGCC GTCACTTGTGCATTTGCAGAGCTTTTCTGTGTTGAGGAAGTAGAAAATCTCGTTCAAGAGCATTTCCATAGGCTATTCTCAGCACTTCTAGTGCGTATTGGATCGTGTGCTGTTATAGAAGAGACTAACAAGAAACCTCAAGAACAGAGTTGTTCTAG TTATGCTATGACAGCAATGAAAGAACTGCTGCGACGAGCAAAACAGGAGGAGTTCCTTCAGAATCTTTCTGATCTCGACGTGTGGGCTAAGTGGGAGAGTATGGCAGACAAGGAAAGATTTGCCGAAGGTCTTACTCTCTGTGCCAA AGCTCTCTGTGATTTCACTCCTGATCAGCTAAACAAAGTAATTGGCTGCCTTGCTCCTATATTGTCTAGCTTATTTGAACCACAGCGAGTAGCCGCAGCGGCTTTCTTTGCTGAA TTGATCAATCAGCGGTGTCTTGGTGACATGACACAAGTTGAACTGCTTATGAACAGCTTATTGGGCCGTCTGATTGACACATCACATGTTGTTCGGATGCTTTGTGTTCGTGGTCTTGGCAACATTGCCAGTATTGGCGGAGAACAA TTGAAACGTTATTCAACAACTGTGCTCTCTGCTATGATGGCGGGTATGGATGACAAAGAAGATCCTGAAGATCTCATCACTCTTGAGGCTATGAGTGGGCTTTCCAAAATATTGGGAGAGATTGATGAGGCTCAAATTCGACCAATACTTATCAATATTTGTCTCAAGATCAGACCATGTTTTGTAAAG ATGAAGCCGGGCGTTCGAGCCGCTGCATTCGAACTGTTTGGAAATGTGTCTCGGTTTGGTGATGGACCGTCAAGAGCTCCTTTTCTTGAGCAGATCCACACCAACTTTGTATCTTTGCTAATGCACTTGAATGAGGAACAACCAGAGGTTGCACTG GCATGCAAGAAAGCTCTCCGAAAACTGAGTCCTCTTCTGGGATCCACTTCTGTGAACAACATGTTCCAAAAACACTTGCTGGAAGATGCTCAACTGATGCACTATGGAGAGTTTATGAATGACCTATCACGACTAATT ATTGCAGACTTCCCGGACAAAATAAGCTTTTATACAATGGGTTGTATTGGTTTCTTCAAAAGCGTTTGGAAGGGCATCCGAGCCAATGCTGCGATGTTTGTAG GGTTCTTACTAGGAAATCTGCCACTTCAAGAGCGACTGATTATATCAAAGGAGCACATATGTGGAG CACTGGTGCTATTGTTAAAAGATCCTGCACCAATTGTAAGAAGAAAGGCTGGTGAAGCAATGAGCCTCCTGTATAACTACTGA
- the LOC134179081 gene encoding uncharacterized protein LOC134179081, with the protein MDRRTVFLREASSSTEVELETEYYRADTLEFELTSSRSLECNDDVLQLQQFEGDGSESDIRTDASITEALLLKPSLQLPKKQLKYDWSTVRCDCKTLLGNGVSLVVMVVGIVLTTVYGSHFSKYCCHNMTQHNSSKLADECIGISCKYYVAFKMIRSIGLFMLSGGVTNWIAVEMLFRKVPLLLGSGVVVRHFEEIRETLKQTVLDTFFEPVFMQQYVDAKSDEILDSFHLEVKLEAFLDTPVVQEIMEQHFNDVFTQPEGLILLLMGVTRENLCGHMKPFIIATAHDCAPLLIQSVRTQYSIDALKLHKQIKQMMVSKVNDMSPQRVRQLIEEIMRSHLGWLVIWGNVFGAVLGVLAEIIPMYATGSS; encoded by the exons ATGGATCGGCGAACTGTGTTTTTACGCGAGGCGTCGTCGAGTACCGAGGTTGAATTGGAGACTGAGTACTATCGTGCGGACACGCTGGAATTTGAATTGACATCAAGTCGTTCCCTAGAATGTAACGACGATGTTCTGCAGTTGCAACAGTTTGAAGGAGATGGCAGTGAATCTGATATCCGGACCGATGCAAGTATAACAGAGGCACTTCTGCTGAAGCCAAGTTTGCAATTGCCTAAG AAACAGTTGAAATACGATTGGAGCACAGTTAGGTGTGACTGCAAGACTTTATTGGGAAATGGTGTATCACTGGTGGTCATGGTAGTAGGAATTGTTCTTACTACTGTGTATGGCAGtcacttttcaaaatattgcTGTCACAACATGACGCAGCATAACAGCAGCAAGTTGGCTGATGAATGTATTGGCATTTCATGTAAAT ATTATGTTGCTTTCAAGATGATCCGGTCGATTGGGTTATTTATGCTCTCAG GTGGAGTAACCAATTGGATCGCTGTTGAAATGTTATTTAGAAAAGTGCCTCTACTCCTTGGAAG TGGAGTGGTTGTCAGACACTTTGAAGAGATTCGTGagacactaaaacaaacagTGTTAGACACATTCTTTGAACCAGTCTTTATGCAGCAATACGTTGATGCCAAATCAGATGAGATTTTAGACTCATTTCACCTTG AAGTGAAGTTAGAGGCATTTCTGGACACACCAGTTGTTCAAGAAATAATGGAACAACACTTCAATGATGTGTTCACTCAGCCAGAAG GTCTAATTCTGTTACTGATGGGAGTTACAAGAGAAAACCTGTGTGGTCACATGAAACCATTTATTATTGCTACAGCTCATGACTGTGCCCCACTG TTAATACAAAGTGTAAGAACACAATATTCAATTGATGCTCTCAAGCTTCATAAGCAA ATTAAACAAATGATGGTTTCTAAAGTCAACGACATGTCACCTCAAAGGGTTAGGCAG CTTATTGAGGAGATAATGAGAAGTCACTTGGGATGGCTAGTTATTTGGGGCAATGTATTTGGTGCTGTTCTTGGAGTTCTAGCAGAAATTATTCCCATGTATGCTACAGGCAGCTCATAG
- the LOC134179080 gene encoding terminal nucleotidyltransferase 4B-like — protein sequence METSFGWSQPEEEGPALDTWTKTYITSIGQRRQQPLSRTYDELKPVLEYLPLQSENRESGEQRDGTRRLKEATRCEGKKTVSKTDGFKLPTVNTTPWVKRKYTNGVIGLHEEILDFTDFVTPLPEEHRMRQEVVDKIRKVVANRWPNATVDYFGSFRTMLYLPTSDIDIVVFGEWDSLPLRTLEQQLIDNKIADPDSVKVLDKAKVPIIKLTDRESRVKVDISFNTKTGIESAGLTADFLHQYPLLRRLVVVLKQFLLLRDMNEVFTGGISSYSLILMAVSFLQLHPRLNATLDDANLGVLLIEFFELYGRNLNYANVGISVSRGGRYFNKNEFYKTNLDGFMPSLLCIQDPLDETKDISRSSYGAMQVKQAFDYAYIVLVQAVLNPEPPRFRGTTTTLGRIIRIPEEVISYRNWVEGKWALPRVDVSVSNAFITASSALSVSSKSCSSAVLDNHSQVSVGKGGDKLKSDTVSYAAAASGTLSGQVFGFVESKSLLEDGNEVKSRRQKPIDSAPVSGSLISDSQADSDFELSSVSSNQSSPSKSDNGHSDPELQMRGSMTSRSPLCKPLSSVQRVVSNRDETRKKARMRRFGKSGQKLDVSSDNEKAVITFQSASSTKSAVLPLPDEPRSRSNSSGSNASNSGKPSRKRTKKNHYSYLK from the exons ATGGAGACAAGTTTCGGTTGGTCACAACCAGAAGAAGAAGGACCCGCTTTGGACACATGGACTAAAACCTACATCACCTCCATTGGACAGCGACGTCAGCAACCACTCAGCCGAACGTACGACGAACTGAAGCCCGTTCTGGAGTATTTACCTCTGCAATCGGAGAACAGGGAGTCTGGAGAGCAGCGCGACGGGACGCGACGGCTGAAAGAAGCGACACGATGCGAGGGAAAGAAAACTGTTAGCAAAACTGATGGCTTCAAATTGCCGACTGTGAATACCACTCCGTGGGTGAAAAGGAAATACACCAATGGAGTGATTGG GTTGCACGAGGAGATTCTAGACTTTACTGACTTTGTCACACCGCTTCCAGAAGAGCACAGAATGAGGCAGGAAGTTGTGGATAAAATTAGGAAGGTTGTGGCCAATCGGTGGCCTAACGCTACG GTCGATTATTTCGGTAGCTTTAGAACGATGCTGTATCTACCGACAAG TGACATTGATATTGTTGTCTTTGGTGAATGGGATTCTTTGCCTCTTCGGACCTTGGAACAGCAACTAATTGACAATAAAATTGCAGATCCCGACTCAGTCAAGGTGTTGGACAAAGCTAAA GTCCCTATCATTAAACTGACTGACAGGGAAAGTAGAGTAAAAGTAGACATCAGTTTTAATACAAAGACTGGGATAGAAAGTGCTGGTCTCACTGCA GACTTTCTTCACCAGTATCCACTTCTTCGGAGATTAGTTGTTGTATTGAAACAGTTTCTACTTTTGCGTGATATGAACGAGGTATTCACTGGAGGAATTAGCTCATATAGTCTCATTTTAATGGCTGTCAGCTTTCTTCAG CTTCATCCTCGTCTAAATGCTACTTTGGATGATGCTAACCTGGGGGTTCTACTAATTGAGTTCTTTGAGTTATATGGCCGAAATCTAAACTATGCAAATGTTGGTATCAGTGTTTCCAGAGGTGGTAGATACTTCAATAAG AATGAGTTCTATAAGACAAATTTAGATGGATTTATGCCTTCTCTGTTGTGTATTCAGGATCCTTTAGACGAAA CTAAGGATATAAGTCGAAGCTCCTATGGAGCTATGCAAGTAAAGCAGGCCTTTGACTATGCTTACATCGTTCTTGTTCAAGCAGTATTGAATCCCGAGCCTCCTAGATTTCGTGGTACTACCAC GACATTGGGCCGAATTATTCGCATTCCTGAAGAGGTTATTTCTTACAGGAATTGGGTGGAAGGGAAATGGGCACTGCCACGCGTTGATGTGTCAGTGTCGAATGCTTTTATAACAG CTTCATCAGCTTTGTCTGTTTCCTCTAAGTCTTGTTCATCCGCAGTTTTGGATAATCATTCTCAAGTCTCTGTTGGAAAGGGAGGTGATAAATTGAAGTCTGACACTGTTTCATATGCTGCTGCTGCCAGTGGCACATTGAGCGGACAAGTCTTTGGT TTTGTGGAGTCCAAGTCACTTCTGGAAGATGGAAATGAAGTGAAATCCAGGAGGCAAAAGCCAATAGATTCAGCGCCTGTTAGTGGTTCACTTATTTCTGACAGTCAAGCTGATAGTGACTTTGAGCTGTCGTCAGTTTCAAGCAATCAGTCTTCACCATCTAAATCAGACAATGGTCATTCTGATCCAGAACTTCAGATGCGTGGCAGTATGACATCTAGGAGTCCCCTCTGTAAGCCTCTTTCAAGCGTTCAGAGAGTTGTATCCAATCGAGATGAAACTAGGAAGAAAGCTAGAATGAGGAGATTTGGTAAGAGTGGTCAAAAGCTAGATGTGTCATCAGACAATGAAAAAGCTGTTATCACCTTTCAATCTGCATCATCTACCAAATCAGCTGTTCTTCCTTTGCCAGATGAGCCTCGAAGTAGAAGTAACAGTAGTGGTAGTAATGCTAGTAATTCTGGCAAGCCATCACGAAAGAGGACAAAGAAGAATCATTATAGCTATTTGAAATGA
- the LOC134178168 gene encoding uncharacterized protein LOC134178168, translating into MAERPGSYECLFKLLVIGDTGVGKTCVMLRYVDNTFSKSMLSTIGVDFKTKTIVVDRRHVKLQIWDTAGHERFRTITNAFYRGAMGVLLVYDITCQKSFSNITQWMKNIAEQCAGGDEPALLMVGNKSDLEDNRVVQFEQGQELATRYGVKFLETSAQSGKNVEEAFLYLAEEMLKKEVSSKPEASSGNQKDRLVLSRDKNWKTKRCGCKR; encoded by the coding sequence ATGGCTGAACGACCTGGATCGTACGAGTGTCTTTTCAAGCTTCTTGTTATTGGTGACACGGGTGTCGGAAAAACGTGCGTCATGCTGCGCTACGTGGACAATACGTTTAGTAAGAGCATGCTCAGCACGATCGGCGTGGATTTCAAGACTAAAACCATAGTTGTAGACCGTCGTCATGTAAAGTTACAGATCTGGGACACGGCAGGACACGAACGTTTTCGAACTATTACGAACGCCTTCTATCGAGGTGCTATGGGCGTGTTACTGGTGTATGATATCACATGTCAGAAATCATTCTCTAACATAACGCAATGGATGAAGAATATTGCCGAGCAGTGTGCAGGTGGCGATGAACCGGCCTTACTTATGGTTGGCAATAAGAGCGACTTGGAAGATAACAGGGTTGTGCAGTTTGAGCAAGGGCAGGAGCTAGCGACTCGATATGGAGTCAAGTTTTTGGAAACAAGTGCACAATCTGGGAAGAACGTTGAGGAAGCATTCCTTTACTTAGCTGAAGAGATGTTAAAGAAGGAAGTGTCGTCCAAACCAGAGGCAAGTTCAGGAAATCAAAAGGATCGTCTGGTATTGTCAAGAGACAAAAATTGGAAGACAAAGAGATGTGGTTGCAAGAGATAA